A region from the Takifugu rubripes chromosome 22, fTakRub1.2, whole genome shotgun sequence genome encodes:
- the LOC101071842 gene encoding protein THEM6-like produces the protein MWWVLLLLLALLVLFSTLDVWYFLRAAVVVLRAWFQTPVWDVTAEQTLTGRVTTHDIDMCHMNNARYLRECDFARFSLYIRNGVFKALRALGASMVVGATTIRYRRALCIGEGYELRSRIVTWDDKAFFLEQRFVSTKDGLVCAVMYCKQSIIRSSPGKIMEHLCKRKVECPEFPEDLQHWVNFISASSQALRTESGLHEKNQ, from the exons ATGTGGTGGGTGCTGCTTTTGCTCTTGGCCTTGCTGGTGCTCTTCAGCACCCTAGATGTGTGGTACTTCCTGCGGGCAGCTGTGGTTGTTCTACGGGCCTGGTTCCAGACGCCAGTCTGGGATGTGACAGCTGAGCAGACCCTCACAGGCAGAGTCACGACCCACGACATTGACATGTGCCACATGAACAATGCACGTTACCTTCGTGAGTGTGACTTCGCCCGCTTTTCCCTCTACATTCGCAACGGTGTGTTCAAGGCACTGCGAGCGCTCGGAGCTTCAATGGTCGTAGGGGCAACGACCATCCGCTACCGTAGGGCTCTGTGTATTGGTGAGGGCTATGAGCTACGGAGCCGCATCGTGACATGGGACGACAAAGCCTTTTTCCTGGAGCAAAGATTTGTGTCAACAAAGGATGGATTAGTGTGCGCTGTCATGTACTGCAAGCAGAGCATCATACGGAGCAGCCCAGGCAAGATCATGGAGCACCTGTGCAAGCGTAAG GTGGAGTGTCCCGAGTTTCCAGAGGACCTTCAGCACTGGGTCAACTTCATCTCTGCCAGTAGCCAGGCCCTCCGTACTGAGAGCGGCCTACATGAAAAGAATCAATAA